In Flavobacterium gelatinilyticum, a genomic segment contains:
- a CDS encoding NUDIX domain-containing protein yields MRKNPEIEITENKLLSDNWYLLHKVTFNYKKENQPVESHIREVYDRGNGAAILLYNSPKKTVVLTRQFRLPTYLNGNKTGMMIEVCAGLLDKENAEQAIIRETEEETGYRLSKVQKVIETYMSPGSVTEILHLFVGEYDESMKVSEGGGLDAEQENIEVLEFTFDEAYSMIESGEITDAKTIMLLQHAKIKGLI; encoded by the coding sequence ATGAGAAAAAATCCTGAAATAGAAATAACAGAAAATAAATTATTATCAGACAATTGGTACCTGTTACACAAAGTAACTTTTAATTATAAAAAAGAAAATCAGCCTGTAGAATCTCACATTCGCGAAGTATACGATCGCGGAAACGGCGCCGCAATTTTATTGTACAATTCTCCCAAAAAAACGGTTGTTTTAACAAGACAATTTCGTTTACCAACTTATCTTAATGGAAACAAAACCGGAATGATGATCGAAGTCTGCGCCGGACTTCTGGACAAAGAAAATGCAGAACAGGCTATTATTCGTGAAACCGAAGAAGAAACAGGATATCGCTTAAGCAAAGTCCAAAAAGTCATTGAAACTTATATGTCTCCGGGATCTGTAACCGAGATTTTACATTTATTTGTCGGTGAATATGACGAAAGCATGAAAGTAAGCGAGGGCGGCGGACTTGACGCTGAACAGGAAAACATTGAGGTTCTGGAATTTACTTTTGATGAAGCCTACTCTATGATTGAATCAGGAGAAATTACTGACGCCAAGACCATTATGCTCTTGCAGCATGCAAAAATAAAAGGTTTGATTTAG
- a CDS encoding quinone-dependent dihydroorotate dehydrogenase codes for MYKLIIRPILFWFDPEEVHYFTFSFVKFISKIPGVSAIIRSVYEVKDSRLEREVFGIKFKNPVGLAAGFDKDAKLYKEFDDFGFGFIEIGTVTPVGQEGNPKKRLFRLKEDQAIINRMGFNNGGVLEAVERLKKNKGVLIGGNIGKNKVTPNENAVDDYIICFDALFDHVDYFVVNVSSPNTPNLRALQDKEPLTALLQTLQNRNIEKEKASGQKTKPILLKIAPDLTDEQLLDIIDIVKTTQIAGVIATNTTIARDGLQSANQTEIGGVSGIPLTKRSTEVIRFLSEKSNKAFPIIGVGGIHSADDAIEKLNAGASLIQLYTGFIYEGPGLIKAINKKLLKQL; via the coding sequence ATGTACAAATTAATTATCCGTCCGATACTTTTTTGGTTTGATCCCGAAGAAGTGCATTACTTTACCTTTTCATTTGTAAAATTCATTTCAAAAATACCTGGAGTTTCGGCGATAATACGATCGGTTTATGAGGTAAAAGACAGTAGATTAGAAAGAGAAGTTTTCGGAATTAAATTTAAAAATCCGGTTGGACTTGCAGCAGGTTTTGATAAAGATGCCAAGCTTTACAAGGAATTTGATGATTTTGGTTTTGGTTTTATCGAAATTGGAACTGTAACTCCGGTTGGACAGGAAGGAAATCCAAAGAAACGTTTGTTCCGGTTAAAAGAAGATCAGGCGATTATTAACCGAATGGGATTTAATAACGGCGGTGTTCTCGAAGCTGTAGAACGTTTGAAAAAAAATAAAGGCGTTCTGATTGGAGGAAACATCGGAAAAAACAAAGTGACACCAAACGAAAATGCAGTCGATGATTACATTATTTGTTTTGATGCCTTGTTTGATCACGTAGATTATTTCGTAGTCAATGTAAGTTCGCCAAACACACCTAATTTGAGAGCTTTACAGGACAAAGAACCTTTAACGGCTTTATTGCAGACTTTGCAAAACCGAAATATTGAAAAAGAAAAAGCAAGCGGTCAAAAAACAAAACCAATTCTGTTGAAGATTGCTCCGGACTTAACAGATGAGCAGTTATTGGATATTATTGATATTGTAAAAACGACTCAGATTGCAGGTGTAATTGCTACGAATACCACCATTGCAAGAGATGGTTTACAATCTGCTAATCAGACAGAAATAGGAGGGGTATCCGGAATACCATTAACAAAACGTTCTACAGAAGTAATCCGTTTTCTTTCGGAAAAAAGCAATAAAGCTTTCCCGATAATTGGAGTAGGAGGAATACATTCTGCCGACGATGCAATCGAAAAATTAAATGCAGGAGCAAGTTTAATTCAGTTATATACCGGATTTATTTACGAAGGACCGGGATTAATCAAAGCAATTAACAAAAAGCTTTTAAAGCAGCTGTAG
- a CDS encoding hydroxymethylglutaryl-CoA lyase, protein MNTKIKIIECPRDAMQGIKTFIPTKNKVTYIQALLRVGFDTIDFGSFVSPKAIPQMQDTAEVLAQLDLSQTSSKLLSIIANTQGAAQASEHEAIQYLGFPFSISENFQMRNTHKTIAESLITLEEILEIADKKNKEVVTYLSMGFGNPYGDPWNVEIVSEWTEKLAGMGVKILSLSDTVGSSTPEVITYLFSNLIPKYPEIEFGAHLHTTPDTWFEKIDAAAKAGCTRFDGAIQGFGGCPMATDKLTGNMPTEKLVSYFTANKKVTGLNSLSFESAYNEASKVFGKFH, encoded by the coding sequence TTGAATACAAAAATCAAGATTATCGAATGTCCACGAGATGCCATGCAGGGTATTAAAACTTTTATTCCAACCAAAAATAAAGTTACATACATACAGGCACTGCTTCGTGTAGGATTTGATACGATTGATTTTGGAAGTTTTGTATCGCCCAAAGCTATTCCTCAGATGCAGGACACGGCTGAGGTCCTGGCGCAGCTTGATCTATCGCAGACATCAAGTAAACTTCTTTCGATAATTGCGAACACACAAGGTGCTGCTCAGGCATCAGAACATGAAGCGATTCAGTATTTAGGATTTCCTTTTTCTATTTCTGAGAACTTTCAGATGCGTAATACTCATAAAACCATTGCCGAATCTCTAATTACTCTGGAAGAGATTCTGGAAATTGCCGATAAAAAGAATAAAGAAGTCGTAACCTATCTTTCAATGGGATTTGGAAATCCGTACGGCGATCCGTGGAATGTTGAAATAGTAAGCGAATGGACCGAAAAACTGGCCGGAATGGGCGTAAAAATTCTTTCGCTTTCAGATACAGTTGGAAGTTCTACTCCTGAAGTTATTACGTATTTGTTTTCTAATTTAATTCCGAAATATCCTGAAATCGAATTTGGTGCGCATCTCCATACAACACCCGACACCTGGTTTGAAAAAATCGACGCAGCGGCAAAAGCAGGCTGTACCCGTTTTGATGGTGCAATTCAGGGGTTTGGAGGCTGTCCAATGGCAACAGATAAACTAACAGGAAATATGCCTACAGAGAAACTGGTTTCTTATTTTACAGCTAATAAAAAAGTAACCGGACTTAATTCTTTAAGCTTTGAAAGTGCTTATAACGAAGCATCAAAAGTATTTGGTAAGTTTCATTAA
- a CDS encoding arylsulfatase, with protein MKVIKNSMFQKFSFTLLLCLSLGLTLKSNAQADPQQVTKETFHGKIALDIRDSKSDWTPYLPKKAPKGSPNILFILYDDTGLAAWSPYGGAINMPTMQKLAENGITYSQWHTTALCSPTRSTLLTGRNHHLNGMAAITETADGYPGASGRIPKQAATIGQILQENGYSTFWIGKNHNVPEQDVASGGPRSTWPLQMGFDRYYGFLGGETNQWYPDLVEDNHFIEPPATPEEGYHLSKDLADHALEYIKDQQATNPSKPWYMWYCPGANHAPHHAPAEYIAKYKGKFDEGYDAYRKWVLPRMIAKGILPQGTKFDNFNPIPPGIANEADSVLDWNKLKPEEKKLFSRLAEVYAGFSEYTDVQVGRIIDYLEKTGQLENTVVIYAADNGASGEGSPSGSVNENKFFNGYPDELAENLKYLDKLGGPDTYEHYPTGWAAAFSTPFKMFKRYSQYAGGTCDPLVISWPKGIKAKGVVRDQFHHSTDIVPTILDICGLEMPKVYNGVSQYPLSGVSMRYTFDAAPNTKTQKHIQYFAMLGSRALWKDGWKAVALHAPLGGKGNFDKDTWELYNTDIDRSESNNLAKKYPDKLKELINDWNQEAAKNLVLPLDDRSAIEVLGTERPSSEEPRDQYVYYPGTSPVPEGVAVNVRGRSYKIVADVDVKDANASGVLFAHGSRFGGHSLFIKDKKLHYVYNFLGIAPEQKFTSNTTITPGKHVFGMEFNREKAGPNGESIGTMKLYIDGKEIASGPMRTQTGKFTLSGDGLCVGFDSGDAVSKEYKTPGTFKGGEIYGVGVNVGKIEYSDLNNEARRALGRD; from the coding sequence ATGAAAGTAATTAAAAATTCAATGTTTCAAAAGTTTTCTTTTACACTTTTGCTCTGTCTTTCATTAGGCTTAACCCTAAAGTCAAATGCTCAGGCAGACCCTCAACAAGTAACTAAAGAAACTTTTCATGGCAAAATAGCTTTGGATATCAGAGATTCTAAAAGCGACTGGACTCCTTACCTGCCCAAGAAAGCACCAAAAGGTTCTCCAAACATTTTATTCATTTTATATGATGACACCGGACTTGCTGCCTGGTCTCCGTATGGAGGTGCCATTAATATGCCTACTATGCAGAAACTGGCAGAAAATGGTATTACATATTCACAGTGGCACACCACTGCTTTATGTTCGCCTACACGTTCCACTTTACTAACGGGGCGTAACCATCATCTTAATGGTATGGCCGCTATCACAGAAACTGCAGACGGTTATCCCGGAGCAAGCGGCAGAATTCCAAAACAAGCTGCTACAATTGGACAGATTCTACAGGAGAACGGCTACAGTACCTTCTGGATAGGAAAAAACCACAACGTTCCGGAACAGGATGTTGCTTCGGGAGGACCTCGTTCTACCTGGCCATTGCAAATGGGATTTGACCGATATTACGGATTTCTTGGCGGCGAAACCAATCAGTGGTATCCTGATTTAGTAGAAGACAACCATTTTATAGAACCGCCGGCAACTCCGGAAGAAGGTTACCATTTATCTAAAGATCTGGCCGATCATGCATTGGAATATATTAAAGACCAGCAGGCAACCAATCCTTCAAAACCCTGGTATATGTGGTATTGTCCCGGGGCTAATCATGCTCCTCATCATGCTCCTGCTGAATATATTGCTAAATACAAAGGAAAATTTGACGAAGGTTATGATGCTTATCGTAAATGGGTTTTACCGCGTATGATTGCTAAAGGAATTTTACCGCAAGGAACAAAATTTGACAATTTTAATCCAATACCTCCCGGAATTGCAAATGAAGCTGACAGTGTACTGGACTGGAATAAATTAAAACCTGAAGAAAAAAAACTATTTTCAAGATTAGCTGAAGTCTATGCCGGTTTTTCTGAATACACCGATGTACAGGTTGGACGAATTATTGATTATTTGGAAAAAACAGGTCAACTGGAAAATACCGTTGTAATTTATGCTGCAGATAATGGTGCTTCAGGAGAAGGTTCTCCGTCCGGCTCTGTAAACGAAAATAAATTCTTTAACGGATATCCGGATGAATTGGCTGAAAACCTTAAATATCTAGACAAATTAGGCGGGCCTGATACTTACGAACATTATCCTACCGGCTGGGCTGCTGCTTTTTCGACACCATTCAAAATGTTCAAAAGATATAGTCAGTATGCCGGAGGAACCTGCGATCCTTTAGTAATTTCATGGCCAAAAGGAATTAAAGCAAAAGGAGTTGTACGCGATCAGTTTCATCATTCAACAGACATTGTACCCACTATTTTGGATATCTGCGGTCTGGAAATGCCAAAAGTATACAACGGAGTATCGCAATATCCGTTATCCGGAGTTTCTATGCGATATACTTTTGACGCTGCCCCAAATACAAAAACACAGAAACATATTCAATATTTTGCCATGCTAGGAAGCCGTGCTTTGTGGAAAGACGGCTGGAAAGCTGTAGCATTACACGCTCCTCTTGGAGGAAAAGGGAATTTTGATAAAGATACATGGGAATTGTACAACACAGATATTGACCGTTCTGAATCAAACAATTTAGCCAAAAAATATCCGGACAAATTAAAAGAATTAATCAATGACTGGAATCAGGAAGCAGCCAAAAATCTGGTACTTCCGTTAGACGACCGTTCTGCCATAGAAGTTTTAGGAACTGAAAGACCATCATCTGAAGAACCGCGAGATCAATATGTGTATTATCCGGGCACTTCACCGGTACCTGAAGGTGTCGCTGTAAATGTTCGCGGCCGTTCGTATAAAATTGTAGCCGATGTCGATGTAAAAGATGCAAATGCATCGGGAGTTCTTTTTGCTCATGGCTCGCGTTTTGGAGGACACAGTTTATTTATAAAAGATAAAAAACTGCACTATGTCTACAACTTTTTAGGAATTGCACCTGAACAAAAATTCACTTCAAATACTACCATAACACCGGGAAAACATGTTTTTGGAATGGAATTTAACCGGGAAAAAGCAGGTCCGAACGGTGAATCCATCGGAACCATGAAACTCTATATTGACGGAAAAGAAATCGCTTCCGGACCAATGAGAACTCAAACCGGAAAATTTACACTCTCAGGAGATGGTCTTTGTGTAGGTTTTGACAGCGGTGATGCTGTAAGTAAAGAATACAAAACACCAGGAACATTTAAAGGGGGCGAAATTTACGGTGTGGGTGTAAACGTTGGAAAAATCGAATACTCTGATTTAAACAATGAAGCAAGAAGAGCTTTAGGCAGAGATTAA
- a CDS encoding DUF5723 family protein — translation MKKVCLILCLFGVISCFSQNKEVLYNFTSIPQASMVNPGADVSYKFYFGIPILSGISANLGSKSFSAYDLFADNGVDFNQKVRNVVNKSSRNDKVITNQQLEIFSGGFRIGGKESRSYISFGAYQEFDFFMFMPKDLALLALEGNKDYMGKSFNLGDLSLKAEVLSVFHVGFHKKISDKLVLGGRAKIYSSGANAVSTNNSGYILTNQTDGTPNIYNQVVSSNLELKTSGISAFTKDEYEGNIASDIAHNTFFNGSLGLGLDAGITYYFKDNLQFTASIIDLGFIKQSKDIETLTYKGTYQYQGANPDFLGSDDPEDVFDEFDKAIPRDTLHNKYTTWRPTKLYTSLQYSFGESRSDDDCNCRGQVNKRYKNAVGGQVFAMSAPRVPIAALTFFYQRNIFEKLDAKVTYTFDTFSNKNIGLGLSGTLGSFNIYALVNNVLEYKDVSKANSAAFQVGLNFVFQQKE, via the coding sequence ATGAAAAAAGTCTGTCTAATTTTATGTTTGTTTGGTGTGATTTCCTGTTTTTCTCAAAATAAGGAAGTGCTGTACAATTTCACGTCTATTCCGCAGGCTTCGATGGTAAATCCCGGAGCCGATGTTTCATATAAATTTTATTTTGGAATACCAATATTGTCAGGAATTTCAGCTAATTTAGGATCAAAAAGCTTTTCTGCCTATGATTTGTTTGCAGATAACGGAGTCGACTTTAATCAGAAAGTTCGAAATGTAGTCAATAAATCTTCCCGAAATGATAAAGTAATTACGAATCAGCAGTTGGAAATATTTTCCGGCGGATTCAGAATAGGAGGAAAGGAGAGCCGTTCGTATATATCATTTGGAGCTTATCAGGAATTTGATTTTTTTATGTTTATGCCCAAAGATCTTGCTTTGCTGGCTTTAGAAGGGAATAAAGACTATATGGGAAAATCATTTAATCTGGGAGATTTGAGTCTGAAAGCTGAAGTCCTTTCTGTTTTTCATGTTGGTTTTCATAAAAAAATCAGTGATAAACTTGTTTTGGGCGGACGCGCGAAAATTTATTCAAGTGGCGCAAATGCGGTTTCAACTAATAATTCGGGATATATTTTAACAAATCAGACTGACGGAACGCCAAATATTTATAATCAGGTTGTTTCTTCTAATTTAGAACTCAAAACTTCGGGGATTTCGGCTTTTACAAAAGATGAATACGAAGGAAATATAGCATCTGATATTGCTCATAATACTTTTTTCAACGGAAGTTTAGGCTTAGGTCTCGATGCCGGAATTACGTATTATTTTAAAGACAATCTTCAGTTTACGGCCAGTATTATCGATCTTGGATTTATAAAGCAGTCCAAAGATATTGAAACGCTTACTTATAAAGGAACGTATCAGTATCAGGGTGCCAATCCTGATTTTCTGGGTTCTGATGATCCTGAGGATGTTTTTGATGAATTTGATAAAGCAATCCCAAGAGATACTTTACACAACAAATACACCACCTGGCGTCCGACAAAATTATACACTTCGCTTCAATATTCTTTTGGTGAATCCCGCTCTGATGATGATTGCAATTGCAGGGGACAAGTGAATAAAAGATACAAAAATGCTGTTGGCGGACAAGTTTTTGCCATGTCTGCACCACGAGTTCCAATCGCCGCGTTGACATTTTTCTATCAAAGGAATATTTTCGAAAAACTAGATGCTAAAGTAACTTATACATTCGATACTTTTTCAAATAAAAATATAGGCCTTGGGCTTTCGGGAACGCTGGGCAGTTTTAATATTTATGCTTTGGTAAATAACGTTTTGGAATACAAAGATGTATCAAAAGCCAATAGTGCAGCTTTTCAGGTGGGACTGAATTTTGTTTTTCAACAAAAAGAATAA
- a CDS encoding SatD family protein, whose translation MTSVITGDIIGSRQHESEHWVEDLKQILAPLGKTPSQWEVYRGDEFQIEIKNPEEALLTAILLKARLRAIKSDARMSIGFGDKTHDAEKISESNGSAFIHSGELFETLKKQKVTLALRTDETDIDERLNLMLQLALTFMDSWLVQSAEFVALAIENPTLSQEELGQKLGINQAAVSRRQKRAQFDLVMNLDRYFRTQIKQLTL comes from the coding sequence ATGACTAGTGTAATTACAGGAGATATAATTGGCTCAAGACAGCATGAATCTGAACATTGGGTTGAAGATTTGAAACAAATCTTAGCACCGCTTGGGAAAACACCAAGTCAATGGGAAGTCTATCGCGGTGATGAATTTCAAATAGAAATTAAAAATCCTGAAGAAGCTTTATTGACCGCTATTTTGCTTAAAGCACGTCTTCGAGCCATAAAATCAGATGCGCGAATGAGTATTGGCTTTGGAGATAAAACCCACGATGCCGAAAAAATATCCGAAAGCAACGGATCTGCTTTTATACATTCGGGAGAACTTTTTGAAACTTTGAAAAAACAAAAAGTCACACTGGCTTTACGAACGGATGAAACTGATATTGACGAAAGACTGAATTTAATGCTGCAACTGGCTTTGACGTTTATGGACAGCTGGCTGGTACAATCGGCAGAATTTGTGGCTCTGGCTATAGAAAACCCGACACTTTCTCAGGAAGAACTGGGACAAAAATTAGGCATTAATCAGGCTGCGGTGAGCCGAAGACAAAAACGCGCGCAGTTTGATCTGGTTATGAATTTAGATCGTTATTTTAGAACTCAAATAAAACAACTTACCTTATGA
- a CDS encoding L,D-transpeptidase: protein MKKLYYTANVLLILMLVLLGLGSCKKSDTINLTENTVERPKKTIEYKKPESAVSYQFTNAKEWLKTNENDSTKMDIVYAVNRADKANLKKLDSVVIPADFSGDLVYYLPFPLHVSALEDVSKIIIFSYPTQTFAAYENGQLVRTGPTNMGRKKDPTPTGLFFTNWKAEKTTSTFNDEWELKWNFNIENKLGVGFHEYDLPGYPASHSCLRLLEKDAKYLYKFADEWVLKDKENVKVKGTPVVVFGSYNFDGPKPWLQLASDAKALNISEATIEKETKPFIQEILENQTLRETEKKTTSL, encoded by the coding sequence ATGAAAAAGTTATATTACACAGCAAACGTACTACTTATATTAATGTTAGTCTTATTAGGTTTGGGATCGTGCAAAAAAAGCGATACCATTAACCTTACTGAAAATACGGTTGAAAGACCAAAGAAAACAATTGAATATAAAAAACCGGAATCGGCAGTTTCTTATCAATTTACCAATGCAAAAGAATGGCTGAAAACAAATGAAAATGACAGCACAAAAATGGATATTGTGTATGCAGTAAACAGAGCCGACAAAGCGAATCTTAAAAAACTGGATTCAGTAGTAATTCCTGCAGATTTTAGCGGGGATCTGGTTTATTATTTACCATTTCCGCTGCATGTTTCGGCTTTAGAGGATGTTTCAAAAATTATTATTTTCTCTTATCCTACACAAACCTTTGCCGCTTATGAAAACGGACAACTGGTTCGCACAGGTCCAACAAACATGGGAAGAAAAAAAGATCCTACTCCAACCGGATTGTTTTTTACCAACTGGAAAGCAGAAAAAACAACGAGTACTTTTAATGACGAATGGGAATTAAAATGGAATTTCAATATTGAAAATAAACTGGGAGTTGGTTTCCACGAATACGATCTTCCGGGTTATCCGGCTTCGCATTCCTGCTTGAGATTATTAGAAAAAGATGCCAAATATCTTTATAAATTCGCAGATGAATGGGTTTTAAAAGACAAAGAAAATGTAAAAGTGAAAGGTACGCCGGTAGTAGTTTTTGGAAGTTATAATTTTGATGGACCAAAACCGTGGCTGCAGTTAGCTTCTGACGCTAAAGCTTTAAATATTTCTGAAGCTACTATAGAAAAGGAAACAAAACCTTTTATTCAGGAAATCTTAGAAAATCAAACCTTAAGAGAAACGGAGAAAAAAACAACCTCTCTTTAG
- a CDS encoding DUF3307 domain-containing protein, whose protein sequence is MILFIKLLLAHLLGDFIWQPNSWVAHKEANKHKSIYLYLHILLHGVLAAVLAGEIRFIPYAFLIAVTHGIIDLIKLNFQKNKTKRTWFVVDQIAHLLILIGVVLLYKNDNISFLWFDNRFWILITGIILVTKPASIFIKTIISIWSPESPNSHQENSLSHAGNYIGILERLLTVLFILTGHFEAIGLLLAAKSIFRFGDLKEAKDRKLTEYVMIGTLISFGIAIITGLIMQTLLLQLL, encoded by the coding sequence ATGATTTTATTTATAAAACTGCTTCTGGCACATTTGTTAGGCGATTTTATCTGGCAGCCCAATTCGTGGGTAGCTCACAAAGAAGCAAATAAACATAAAAGTATTTATTTATATCTTCATATTTTACTTCACGGGGTTTTAGCTGCAGTTTTGGCGGGAGAAATCCGTTTTATTCCGTATGCCTTTTTAATTGCCGTCACACACGGTATTATTGATCTCATTAAACTGAATTTTCAGAAAAATAAAACCAAACGCACCTGGTTTGTAGTCGACCAGATTGCACATCTTTTAATCTTAATTGGGGTTGTCCTTCTTTACAAAAACGATAACATCAGTTTTCTTTGGTTCGACAACCGATTCTGGATTTTGATTACCGGAATTATACTGGTTACAAAGCCGGCTTCAATTTTCATCAAAACCATTATTTCGATCTGGAGTCCGGAAAGCCCAAACAGCCATCAGGAAAATTCGCTCTCACATGCCGGAAATTATATCGGCATATTAGAGCGTCTCCTTACTGTGCTTTTTATTCTCACAGGACATTTTGAAGCTATCGGTCTTTTATTGGCAGCCAAATCTATTTTTAGGTTTGGAGATTTAAAAGAAGCCAAAGACCGAAAACTTACTGAATATGTAATGATTGGTACTTTAATTAGTTTCGGAATTGCTATAATTACCGGACTAATTATGCAGACACTGCTGCTACAGCTGCTTTAA
- the guaB gene encoding IMP dehydrogenase, with the protein MIAHNSKIIGEGLTYDDVLLVPNYSNVLPREVSIKSKFSKNITLNVPIVSAAMDTVTESAMAIAMAQEGGIGVLHKNMTIEQQAAKVRKVKRAEAGMIIDPVTLPENSTIADAKNAMKEFGIGGIPIVDENKILKGIVTNRDLRFEKNGARPIAEVMTSTNLVTVAEGTSLEQAEVVLQGHKIEKLPVVNAKNELVGLITFRDITKLTQKPIANKDSFGRLRVAAAIGVTGDAVLRAEALVNAGVDAIIIDTAHGHTEGVVNTLKEVKSKFPQIDVIVGNIATPEAAKYLVENGADGVKVGIGPGSICTTRIVAGVGFPQFSAVLEVAAAIKGTGVPVIADGGIRYTGDIPKAIAAGADCVMLGSLLAGTKESPGETIIFEGRKFKSYRGMGSVEAMQTGSKDRYFQDVEDDVKKLVPEGIVGRVPYKGELNESMLQFIGGLRAGMGYCGSKDIPTLQETGRFVRITSSGITESHPHNVTITKEAPNYSR; encoded by the coding sequence ATGATAGCACACAACTCCAAGATTATCGGCGAAGGTTTAACTTACGACGATGTATTATTAGTACCTAACTACTCGAATGTGCTTCCCCGCGAAGTGAGTATTAAATCAAAATTCTCAAAGAACATAACATTAAACGTTCCGATCGTATCTGCTGCTATGGATACGGTGACCGAAAGTGCAATGGCAATTGCTATGGCTCAGGAAGGCGGAATTGGTGTTTTACATAAAAATATGACCATCGAGCAGCAAGCGGCGAAGGTTAGAAAAGTGAAGCGTGCTGAAGCAGGAATGATTATTGATCCGGTAACATTACCAGAAAACTCAACAATTGCAGACGCAAAAAACGCTATGAAAGAATTCGGAATCGGGGGTATTCCAATCGTTGACGAAAATAAAATCCTAAAAGGAATTGTTACCAATCGTGATCTTCGTTTCGAGAAAAACGGAGCAAGACCAATTGCTGAGGTAATGACAAGTACAAACCTGGTAACAGTTGCCGAAGGAACTTCATTAGAACAGGCTGAAGTAGTTTTACAAGGTCATAAAATAGAAAAATTACCAGTTGTAAACGCTAAAAATGAATTAGTTGGTTTAATTACATTTAGAGATATTACAAAACTGACTCAAAAACCAATCGCAAATAAAGATTCATTTGGACGTTTAAGAGTTGCAGCTGCAATTGGAGTTACAGGAGATGCGGTTCTAAGAGCTGAAGCTTTAGTAAATGCAGGTGTAGATGCCATCATTATCGATACGGCACACGGACACACAGAAGGTGTAGTTAATACTTTAAAAGAAGTAAAATCTAAATTTCCTCAAATAGATGTGATTGTTGGAAACATTGCAACGCCGGAAGCTGCTAAATATTTAGTAGAAAATGGTGCTGATGGTGTAAAAGTTGGTATAGGACCTGGTTCTATTTGTACAACCCGTATCGTTGCAGGTGTTGGTTTTCCTCAATTCTCTGCGGTTTTAGAAGTTGCTGCTGCTATTAAGGGAACCGGAGTTCCGGTTATTGCAGATGGTGGTATTCGTTATACAGGAGATATTCCTAAAGCGATCGCAGCAGGTGCTGACTGTGTAATGTTGGGTTCATTATTAGCTGGAACGAAAGAATCTCCGGGAGAAACAATCATTTTCGAAGGAAGAAAATTCAAATCATACCGCGGAATGGGGTCTGTAGAAGCAATGCAGACAGGTTCTAAAGATCGTTATTTTCAGGATGTTGAGGATGATGTTAAAAAATTAGTTCCGGAAGGAATTGTAGGACGTGTGCCTTATAAAGGAGAATTAAACGAAAGTATGCTTCAGTTTATTGGAGGTCTTCGTGCCGGAATGGGGTACTGCGGTTCAAAAGATATTCCAACATTGCAGGAAACAGGGCGTTTTGTTAGAATTACTTCCAGCGGAATTACCGAAAGCCACCCGCACAACGTAACTATTACAAAAGAAGCTCCAAATTATTCAAGATAA